Below is a genomic region from Synechococcales cyanobacterium T60_A2020_003.
AGATCAAGACTCAATCCGCATCCCAACATAGTATTGGTTGATACGGTTCAACGCAATTCACCCCACGGGTGAACCTTTCGTTACGAATTGCCAACAATTTCTCGATCGCCATCCTTGATCTGATCGATGCCCTGATCCAACCTGCCCTAAGCCTGCAATGGGGAGCATCCCACATGTGCAAATTTATCAATGTCTGGAGTGCGGGTATCTTGCCCGCAAGCGGGACGCTCGCACTACCCGTACAAAATTGGGATGCTCCCCTGCAATGGGGTAGTTCTCTTAGCAGTCTGTTGCCAAATATGCCAAAAAGCTTAAAACATTATATTTTCTCCTTTTGAAATCGTTGATTTTTGGGAAGATACGACTAGATTCAGAACTTTCTAGTCACATTTCTTAATATAGGGTGGTTTTACCCGTCCTAATAGCCCCTAGATGATTTGATAGTGCGGCACGGTATTTAGGAGAAACGAATGAGCTACACCGCAACACCAGCTAAGGTCAGCGCTGGTTTTTCGTTAGTGGCACCCCTCTCCGGACACATCATTCCCATTGAACAGGTTCCCGACCCCGTCTTTGCTGAAAAGATGGTCGGGGATGGGATTTCGATTGATCCGACGAGTCAGGTGTTGCTTGCGCCCTGTGATGGCGACGTGATTCAACTGCATCCGGCCTGTCATGCCGTGACCGTGCAAACGGTGGATGGCTTGGAAGTCTTGATGCACATTGGTCTAGATACGGTCGAACTGCACGGTAAAGGATTCACTGCCCGTGTTAAAGAAGGCGATCGCGTCAAGCTGGGTGATCCGTTAATTGAATTTGATGCCGACTTTGTGGCTCTCCGCGCCCGCAGTTTGCTCACCCAGATTGTGATTACGAACAGCGATCGCGTCGCTCGATTCACGCCGCTGACGGGTAACGTGGTGGCGGGGCAGGACGTGGTGCTGGAACTGACCCTGGGAATTCCCGAAGCAGAGGAAGGTCCGGATCAGGGGGGAGAGGAGGTAGTCTCCGAAGCAATTACGATCGCCAATCCTGCTGGACTCCATGCGCGACCTGCGGCAGTGCTGGCGAATTTAGCAAAAAAATATAAGTCCGATATTTCGATTCATCGGGGAGCCGATCAAGCTAACGCTAAAAGCGTCATTGCCGTGATGGGTCTCCAGATCGGGAACGGGGATGTAGTGACTCTTCAGGCAACAGGCGCAGACGCATCGGAGGCGGTGCTAAAGCTGACTGAGGCCATCCGCGACGGGTTAGGAGAAGCAGGAAAAGCCCCCGCCCCTGCCCCCGCCAGCATTGCCCAGTCGGATCTCAATGCGCCGCCCCCTCGACCTCGCTCCGTCGATCCAAACTTGATTTTGGGGGCTTCGGCGTCTCCGGGCGTAGCGGTTGGCCATGTGCAGCACGTTCGCCAAATTGATATTCAGGTTCATGAAACGGGCGATCGCCCCGAAGTGGAGCGCCGCAAATTAGAACACGCTATCGACCAAGCCAAGCTAGAGGTGGAAGCGCTCCGAGCCAAGGTTCACGGACAGGGTGACCCCAGTAAGGCCGCTATCTTTGCCGCTCATCAGGAATTGCTGGAAGATCCGGGGCTGATGGACATGGCACTGAGCGCCATCGATAAGGGCAAGAGCGCTGAATTTTCCTGGAAGCAAACCTACACCGCCCAAGCCAAGCAGTTGGCAGGGTTGCAAAATGAGCTACTGGCACAACGGGCGAACGATGTGCGCGATGTCGGGATGCGGGTGTTGCGAATCCTGACGGGCGTTGTCGCTACCGTGCCCACCTATCCCGAAAACACGATTCTAGTCGCTGAAGATCTCATACCTTCCGATATGGCAAACCTAGATCGGGCGAAGGTGGTGGGCTTCTGTACCCTGGCGGGTGGAGCCACCTCCCATGTGGCGATCTTGGCACGTTCTATGGGCATTCCCGCGATCGCCGGAACGGAACCGAGC
It encodes:
- the ptsP gene encoding phosphoenolpyruvate--protein phosphotransferase, producing MSYTATPAKVSAGFSLVAPLSGHIIPIEQVPDPVFAEKMVGDGISIDPTSQVLLAPCDGDVIQLHPACHAVTVQTVDGLEVLMHIGLDTVELHGKGFTARVKEGDRVKLGDPLIEFDADFVALRARSLLTQIVITNSDRVARFTPLTGNVVAGQDVVLELTLGIPEAEEGPDQGGEEVVSEAITIANPAGLHARPAAVLANLAKKYKSDISIHRGADQANAKSVIAVMGLQIGNGDVVTLQATGADASEAVLKLTEAIRDGLGEAGKAPAPAPASIAQSDLNAPPPRPRSVDPNLILGASASPGVAVGHVQHVRQIDIQVHETGDRPEVERRKLEHAIDQAKLEVEALRAKVHGQGDPSKAAIFAAHQELLEDPGLMDMALSAIDKGKSAEFSWKQTYTAQAKQLAGLQNELLAQRANDVRDVGMRVLRILTGVVATVPTYPENTILVAEDLIPSDMANLDRAKVVGFCTLAGGATSHVAILARSMGIPAIAGTEPSVMDLPDGTPVILDGSKGTLRLNATAEELETVRMRIARQKAKRDADLRVADQPAVTTDGQRIEVVANIGGIKDAEEAMPLGAEGVGLLRTEFIFMDRASAPTEDEQTAIYRSILEVLGRDRPMILRTLDVGGDKPLTYLPIPHEENPFLGERGVRIGFDRPDILRTQLRAVLRASTAGKLRVMFPMIGRMEEIRMVKGMLDEERLKLGADPIEVGIMIEIPAAAVMAEQFAKEVDFFSVGTNDLTQYTLAMDRGHPKLAPYVDGLNPAVLRLIHQAVEGASHHGKWVGVCGGIASDPQAVPILIGLGVRELSVSVSVIPSIKAQVRSLSFTHCQELAAKALALETAAEVRALVSVED